The genomic region CCGCCATGACCGGGGCGACGCAGCACACGTAAAGCGTGCGCACCCTCGGTCGCCGCGTCGCCCACGCGCCGAGCATCGTCCACAGCGGCCACCACAGGAGCATGGCGCGCGGGACGGACATGAACCACGTGGTGGTGCCCAGGGCGAGCAGCGAGAGGCCGACATAGAGGGCTTCGGGCCACCGGCGCTTCAGCAGCAGGAGCGCGGTCAGCCCGAGCCCCACCACGACAGCGACCAACTCCAGCTGGAAGATCCACGCAGTATGGCCCGCCTGCGTGGCCCCGAAGGCCGCACGCCAGGTCTGGTCCCACGCCGCCTTCGGAGTCTGGAAGGTCCGGAACCACCCGGCGGCCTGCGCATGCTGCCATGCGAACCAGTCCCCGGTATCCCGCCGCAGGTACACGACATAAGCGGCCACCGGCACCGCCGGCACGAGCAGCAACGGCGCCTGCCGCCACCGCCGCCGCCCCCGCCCGGCGAGCAGAAACTCCAGAACGATGGCCGCCGCGAGGAACAGCCCGTTCACCCGCACCGCACTGGCCCCCGCCGCCAGCACGACGGCCGGCCCCCACCGATCCCGCCGCGCCGCCGCCCACGCAGAGAAAGCGAACGCCGCGAACAAGCTCTCGCTGTACCCCGCCGCCAGGAACACCGCCGCCGGCGCCAGAGCGAAGAAGAGCGCGGCGTTGACGGCGGCCCGGTGCGCGTGGGCCCGGACGGTCAGGGGGAGGAATGTGGGGACGGGCTTCGGCGGGGCCGCTGGGCTGCCGAGCGCCGAGGCCGAGCCGGCCGAGCCCGCTGAGCCGCCGACTGCTGCCGCAGAACTCGCTGAGCTGCTGCCGAGCGCCGAGCCAGAAGCCGCCGATCCATCGCCGCTCCCTGAAGCTGAGCCGCCCTCGATGCCGACACTCGCGGCCGCCGCATGACTCGCTGAGCTGCTGCCGAGCACCGAAGCCGACCCGCCCGAGCGGCCCTCGTCGAGGCTGGTCGCCGCCGAGCCGTTGCCGCCCGCCGAAGCCGAACCGGCCGCCCCGGGCTCCACCTCAGCGCCGTTGAGCCCCTCGCGCATCCGCGGCACCGTCGCCGCCGCACCCGCACCCGCACCCGCCCGGCGCGCCCAAGCCTCCTCGACCTCCGCCGCCGCCAGCCGTCCCAGCGCCACCGTCGCGACCGCGCCGGCCACCGCTGAGACCGCCAGGCCGGCCGCGGTCCAGGTCCACGGGAGCAGGTGCGCCAGCCACATCGCTATCGGGAAGCCCGGGAAGAACGCCACGTGCCGTGGGTCGGTGCCGGGCGTGAAGTACCAGTGCTGCGCGATGCTGGTGAAGATGCCCGCGTCCCAGCGGTCCCAGCGGGCCGGCAGCGAGCCCTGGGTCGTGGGGCCCGGCATGAACAGCCAGGCGCTCATCCACGTCAGTACCACCATGCCGAGCCGCGTCGCGCCCCACATCGCCAGTGCGGCGCGGTCCCGTTCGCTGAGTCCGCGCCGGGGGCGCCGTGTGGTGTTTTCTTTCCCCGTGTGCGCCAAGCCCGGACTCAGACCGCGGCGAGTTCGGGTTCGGCGGACGCGCCGCCGGTGCCGTGGCTCGCGCGGTGCGAGCGCGGCTGCGCCCAGGCCCAGACGTCCGGGCTGTCCGCCAGGGCGCCGCCGGCCGGGTCGTCGTCGATGCCGTCGGCGCGGACCGGGTCGCGGCGGGGGTCGAGGATGTCTCGGACGATCTGCACCATCATGTAGACGATGCCGCCGAGGTGGATCATGATCGCCCAGACATAGAAGTTGTCCGGCAGGCCGCGGGTGTTGCCGTTGCTGGGTCCGGCCTGCCAGACCAGGTAGTACCAGACCGCCACGTAGTAGGCGACCTCGCAGCTCTGCCAGATCAGGAAGTCGCGCCAGCGCGGCCGGGCCAGCGCCGCCAGCGGGATCAGCCAGAGCACGTACTGCGGCGAGTACACCTTGTTCAGGAGCACGAAGACCGCGACGGTGAGGAACGCCAGCTGCGCGAAGCGCGGCCGGCGGCGGGCCATCAGGCCCAGCAGCGCCACGCCGAGCCAGCCGGCCAGGACCAGGGCGATGATCACCACGTTCTTGTTCGGCGGCTCCCAGCCCCACCAGTGGCGGATCGCGAACCACGGCGAGCCCAGGTCGATCGGGCGGTTGTCGTTGAAGGTGAAGAAGTACTTCCAGCCCTTGAAGGCGAAGATCATGACCGGAGCGTTCACCGCCAGCCAGGTCACCACCGCGGTGCCGGTGGCCTGCGTCCACTGCCGCATCCGCCCGGCCCGCCAGCACAGCACCAGCAGCGGGATCAGCAGGAACACCGGGTACAGCTTCGTCGCCGAGCCCAGGCCCAGCGCGATGCCGGCGACCACCGGCTTGTTCCGGGCCCAGGCCAGCATGCCGACCGAGGCCAGCGCCACCGCGATGAGGTCCCAGTTTATGGTTCCGGTCAGCAGCAGCCCCGGAGCCAGCGCGAACATCGCCGCGTCCCAGGGCCTTCGTCCGGCCAGGCCGATGATCGCCAGGACGCAGACGAGTGAGAAGACGATCAGGAACCACGTCGTGATGTTGTAGAACCACCGCACCTGGTCCGGGGTGTCGGCGCCGATCTTCTGCGCCAGCAGCGCGGCGGTCTCCATCGTCGCGCCGGCGACCACCGGGTACTCCAGGCCGTAGTTGCCGCTGGCCGGGTCGGTCTGCCGGTACGGGGTGAGGTTCTTGTCGAACCCGCGGCCGTAGTACATGTACGGCACGTCGGTGTAGCACAGGTGGTTGTACTGCTGCTTGCCCGTGCCGTTCCAGGCCGTGGCGTAGCACGGGGAGCGCTGCGCCACGCCGAGGCCGAGCGTGAGCAGGGTGAGCAGCAGCAGCACCCGGGCGACCGTCCGGATCGCGGTGCCGGACCCGAGCCTGGGCCGGAACGCGCGCACGCCCAGCGGGCCGCCCACGGCGTCCGAGGCGGCGTTCACCACCGGGTCGTCGAGGGAGGGGGCGACCAGGACCGGTGCCGCCGCCGCGCCCCGGCCCGCCGGATCCCCCGACGGGCCGCTCTCCTGCTCGCTCACGTCCGAACTCACTTGCACATCGTGCCTTACCCCGCCGTTCCCCGTCTGCATGTCCTGGCAAAGATTCCGACGTCAGCCTGTCGGCAACCCGAAGCCGGGCGAGGACGAACTGGTCGTGCTCGTCGTCTCACAGCCCGGTGCCTGCGGGTTCTTGCTGCACCTGCTCGACGGCGTGGACGGCGAGGTGTTGGTCGGGCCCGTCGTGGTGGTGTTCGAGGGGCCGGTGCCGGTCGGCTGCTGCTGCGAGGTGGTGTCCGTCGAGGGCGGCGCCACGTTGACGCACTGGCCCGAGGCCGGGTCGTACTGCAGCGGTGCCTGGCACAGCGGCGCCTGCGTCGACGTCGTGGCCTTCGTCGGCGTCGGGGTCGGCGTCGGGCTCGGCGTCGAAACGAACACCGACTGGCAGTTCGCCTCCGAGCCGGTCGGCGTGCCGGGCAGGTTCGAACCGGAGGCCAGGGTGCCGGGCTCGACCGACTGGCCGGGGCTCACCAGGTTGGAGATGCCCGAACAGGTCGGCGCGTAGGCCGGGAACGGTTTGGCGAAGGTGTCCTTGTGCCTTTCCAGTTCCTTCTTCATGAACGCCGACCAGACCGTGGTCGGCCAGTCCATACCGTTGATGCGTGTCGTCTGGTCGTCGTAGCCCAGACCCTTGATCGATTCCAGGGACCCGTCCGTCGTCGATCTGAAGATCGCCACCGAGGTCGCCAGGGATGAGGAGAATCCGGTGAACCAGGCCGAGTGGTTGAAGTCGGTGGTACCGGTCTTGCCGGCCAGGTTGCCGTTGGCCTCGGCGACCAGGGCCGCGGCGTTGTTGTTCGCGTAGGCGGTGCCGCCCTTCTGGAGCACGCCCTGCAGCGCCTGGGTGACGCCGGCCGCGGTGTTCGCGGACATCACCTGCTTGTTGACGTTGCCGTCCTTGCGCAGCGCCGGCGGCGTCCAGACGACCTGGTTGGTGCGCTGGTCGATGATCTCGCTGACCTGGATCGGCTCGTGCGCGACGCCCCCGTTGGCGAAGGTGCCGTAGACGTTGGCCATGCGCATCGGCGTGATCTCGGCGGTGCCCAGGGTGAGCGAGGGGACCGGCAGAAGGTCGGAGGTGCCGGACTTCAGGCCCAGCGACTGGGCCATGTTGTAGACCGCCTGCGGGGTGATCGCCGGGTCCAGCTCCAGCGAGACGAAGACCGAGTTGAGCGACAACGCCAGACCCTGCTTCAGGGTCGCCATGCCGTTGAAGCCGTTGGCGCTCTCGTCGTCCTCGTTGGGCGGATACAGCTTGGAGTCACCGTGGGAGTCGGTGTACGTCATCGGCTGCTTGGCCCCCGGCGGCCAGTACAGCGGCTTGGAGTTGCTGCCCTCCTCCATGCTGTCCAGGGAGAACTTGCCGGTCTGCAGCGCGGTCGCCAGCGTGATCGGCTTGAACGTCGAACCGACCTGCACGCCGCCCTGCAGGGCGTAGTTGAAGGAGTTCTTGGCGTAGTCCTCGGTGCCGTCGGTGCCGGTGTAGAACGACTTCAGCTCACCGCTGTGCGGGTCCACCGCGGCGAACGCCAGGTGGATGTTGTTGTCGGAGGCGTGTTTCGTCGGGTTGAACTTGCCTTCGCCGTTGTAGCTCTCGCCCTTCCACAGGGCGTCCGCCGCGTCGTGCGCGTCGTTCATCATCACGTGGTTGTACGTGGTGACGATCTTGTACCCGCCCTTGGACAGGTTGTCGATGTTCGCGTACTTCTGCGTGGCCGGGTCGTTGGGGTACTCGGACGACTGCGCCGCGAGGAAGGCCGTGGCGGCGTCCTTCATGTACCCGACGTACCCGGTGAGGTTCGGCGGCTTGAAGTCGATGACCTTCGGCAGGTTGTTCTCCAGCGGACTGGTGGCCGCCTTCGGCACGAAGCCGTACTGCGACATGTTCGCCAGGATCGCGTTGTACCGCTTCTCGAAGCGGTCGAACGTCTTGGGGTTGTCGGTGCGCGCCTTCGCGTTGGCCAGGGCCGTGGAGAAGTTCGAGGGGTCGTTGACCATGGCGGCCAGGAACGCGGCCTCGCCGACGTTGGCCTCGGTCATCTGGCTTATCGGGTGGCCGAAGTAGGCCCGCGAGGCCGCGTCGATGCCGTAGGCGCCGCGCCCGAAGGAGATCTGGTTCAGGTACCCCAGCAGGATCTGCTGCTTGCTCTCCGTGTGGTTGAGCTTTATGGAGATCATGACTTCGTTGATCTTGCGGCCCAGCGTCTGGTCCTGCGACAGGTACGCGTTCTTCACGTACTGCTGGGTGATCGTCGATCCGCCCTGGGTCTGGCCGCTGCCGAACAGGTCGTTCAGCGCCGAGCGGGCCACACCGGTGAACGACACGCCCGGGTCGCTCCAGAAGGAGTAGTTCTCCGCCGCGACGAACGCGTTCTGGAACACCTTCGGGATCTGGTTTATGTCGTTGACCTGGTAGTAGTTGACGCCGATGTTGGCGAACTGCTCGGTGCCGTCGTCATACGTGTAATAGGTCGGGTTGCCGGCCGCGATGCTGTTCTTGACCTGCGGGATCGTTGTGCTGGCGTACGCGTAGGCCACCGCGCCTATGACCACGAACAGGAAGCCCAGGAACATCGACAGCACCTGTTTGATGGAGGGCATCCAGTGCCGCCACCCGCGCTTGCCGTAGCGCGGGTAGTTGATGAACTTCATCCACCAGTCTTTGGGCGGCAGCTCGTCCCGGCGGCCGCCGCCGCCGGACCGGCTCGCGGTGCGGCGTCCGGGGCCCCGCCGGCCGCCTCCGGAGGCGACGTCGGCCGGCTCCTGGCCGTAGCCGTCGTCATAGCCGCCGCGGCTGTCGTAGGACCCGTACTCGTCGTACTCGTCGTACTCGTCGTCGTCGCCGCGCCGGCCGCCGCCGCGCTTGCCGAACATGCCGGACAGCTGGTTGGTGAGCCCGTCGAGCTTGTCGGAGAGGCCGCCGCCGTTGGCCGACCGGCGCCCCCTGGATCCGCCGCCACCTCCGGCGCGCCGACTGCCGTGCTCGCTCATACCTCGGTCCACCTCACCTGAGTCCTCTGTGGAGCCACGTCTGCCGCACGCCCCCTTGCCGGCCGGCGGCTGGCGGGTGGGAAACCGCCATGCACCGGCTTGCTCGCGGAGACGCCCGAAACCGGTCAGCCGGTTGCGATCCCGCCCCCGCCCCGGACGCGCTAGAGCGACAGGGTACGCCACGGACCCATGCGGACAGTGGGACTGGCGGCGATGTGTCCGATTCGCCCCGGCAACCTGGGGACTTGTGCGGGGCGGCGGGCACCCGCTAACGTCTCGATGTATCGGAGCGATACATCGAGCGGCTGTATCGAGTTGGTGTATCCGCCCGATGTATCGGGAGCGACGGCGTACGAACCGTACGGCGCGCACGGTCGGTGAAGGAAGGAGCAGCCATGGCGAAGCGGTCCCAGATCCTGGAACTGGCCGTCCTCGGCCTGCTCCACGAGCACCCGATGCACGGCTATGAGCTGCGCCGTCAGCTCAACGTGCAGCTCGGGGCCTTCCGCGCGCTGTCCTACGGGACGCTGTACCCCTGCCTGAAGGACCTGGTCGCCCGTGGCTGGATCGCCGAGGACGACACCCAGACCGCCAACGTCGCCGCCTCGCGCCGGGCCAAGATCAGCTACAAGCTGACCGCGGAGGGCAAGGAGCGGTTCCAGGAGCTCATGACGACCTCCGGTTCGGCGGCCTGGGAGGACGACAACTTCGGCGTCCACTTCGCGTTCTTCGGGCGGACCAACGCCGGCGTCCGGATCCGGATCCTCGAGGGACGGCGCAGCCGTCTGGAGGAGCGGATGGAAGCGGTGCGGGGCTCGCTCGCCCGCAGCCGCGACCGGCTGGACTCCTACACCCTGGAGCTCCAGCGGCACGGCCTGGAGAGCACCGAGCGCGAGGTCCGATGGCTCAACGAGCTCATCCGGACCGAGCACGAGCAGGCGTTCCCAACGCCACCCCAACAGCAACCCCAGCAAGGCTCCCCGGAGCCCCGGCCCTCCTAGCGCCCTCGCGGCGCGGAGGTCATCCCCGAGGCCCGGTCGAAGCCGGCCGGCCACTGTCCCCATTTCCATAAAGCAGGAAACAACGTGCCCGTTTCCCCCGGGCGCGGCAGATGAAGGAGAAACCGTTCATGGGTTCGGTTCGAGTAGCGATCATCGGCGTCGGTAACTGCGCCGCCTCGCTGGTGCAGGGCGTCGAGTACTACAAGGACGCCGACCCCAACGCCAAGGTCCCCGGCCTGATGCACGTCCAGTTCGGCCCCTACCACGTCAGCGACCTGGAGTTCGTGGCCGCGTTCGACGTGGACGCCAAGAAGGTGGGCCTGGACCTGGCCGACGCCATCGGCGCCAGCGAGAACAACACCATCAAGATCGCCGACGTCCCGCCGACCGGCGTGACGGTGCAGCGCGGCCACACCAACGACGGCCTGGGCAAGTACTACCGCCAGACCATCGTGGAGTCGGACGCCGAGCCGGTGGACATGGTCGCCGCGCTGAAGGCCGCCAAGGCCGACGTCGTGGTCTGCTACCTGCCGGTCGGCTCGCAGAGCGCCGTGGAGTACTACGCGCAGGTCGCGATCGACGCCAAGGTGGCGTTCGTGAACGCGCTGCCGGTCTTCATCGCCGGCACCAAGGCGTGGGCGGACAAGTTCGAGGCCGCCGGCGTGCCGATCGTGGGCGACGACATCAAGTCCCAGGTCGGCGCGACCATCACGCACCGCGTGCTGGCCAAGCTGTTCGAGGACCGCGGCGTCGTGCTGGACCGCACCATGCAGCTGAACGTCGGCGGCAACATGGACTTCATGAACATGCTCGAGCGCGAGCGCCTGGAGTCCAAGAAGATCTCCAAGACCCAGGCCGTGACCTCGCAGCTGTCCCACGACCTCGGCGCCGGCAACGTGCACATCGGCCCGTCGGACTACGTGGCGTGGCTGGACGACCGCAAGTGGGCGTACGTGCGCCTCGAGGGCCGCGCCTTCGGCGACGTCCCGCTGAACCTGGAGTACAAGCTCGAGGTGTGGGACTCCCCGAACTCCGCCGGCGTCATCATCGACGCGGTGCGCTGCGCGAAGATCGCCATGGACCGCGGCATCGGCGGCCCGATCCTGTCGGCCTCGTCCTACTTCATGAAGTCCCC from Catenulispora sp. MAP5-51 harbors:
- a CDS encoding mannosyltransferase family protein → MVVLTWMSAWLFMPGPTTQGSLPARWDRWDAGIFTSIAQHWYFTPGTDPRHVAFFPGFPIAMWLAHLLPWTWTAAGLAVSAVAGAVATVALGRLAAAEVEEAWARRAGAGAGAAATVPRMREGLNGAEVEPGAAGSASAGGNGSAATSLDEGRSGGSASVLGSSSASHAAAASVGIEGGSASGSGDGSAASGSALGSSSASSAAAVGGSAGSAGSASALGSPAAPPKPVPTFLPLTVRAHAHRAAVNAALFFALAPAAVFLAAGYSESLFAAFAFSAWAAARRDRWGPAVVLAAGASAVRVNGLFLAAAIVLEFLLAGRGRRRWRQAPLLLVPAVPVAAYVVYLRRDTGDWFAWQHAQAAGWFRTFQTPKAAWDQTWRAAFGATQAGHTAWIFQLELVAVVVGLGLTALLLLKRRWPEALYVGLSLLALGTTTWFMSVPRAMLLWWPLWTMLGAWATRRPRVRTLYVCCVAPVMAGVALLFLSGQWAG
- a CDS encoding glycosyltransferase family 87 protein, whose product is MSSDVSEQESGPSGDPAGRGAAAAPVLVAPSLDDPVVNAASDAVGGPLGVRAFRPRLGSGTAIRTVARVLLLLTLLTLGLGVAQRSPCYATAWNGTGKQQYNHLCYTDVPYMYYGRGFDKNLTPYRQTDPASGNYGLEYPVVAGATMETAALLAQKIGADTPDQVRWFYNITTWFLIVFSLVCVLAIIGLAGRRPWDAAMFALAPGLLLTGTINWDLIAVALASVGMLAWARNKPVVAGIALGLGSATKLYPVFLLIPLLVLCWRAGRMRQWTQATGTAVVTWLAVNAPVMIFAFKGWKYFFTFNDNRPIDLGSPWFAIRHWWGWEPPNKNVVIIALVLAGWLGVALLGLMARRRPRFAQLAFLTVAVFVLLNKVYSPQYVLWLIPLAALARPRWRDFLIWQSCEVAYYVAVWYYLVWQAGPSNGNTRGLPDNFYVWAIMIHLGGIVYMMVQIVRDILDPRRDPVRADGIDDDPAGGALADSPDVWAWAQPRSHRASHGTGGASAEPELAAV
- a CDS encoding transglycosylase domain-containing protein, producing the protein MSEHGSRRAGGGGGSRGRRSANGGGLSDKLDGLTNQLSGMFGKRGGGRRGDDDEYDEYDEYGSYDSRGGYDDGYGQEPADVASGGGRRGPGRRTASRSGGGGRRDELPPKDWWMKFINYPRYGKRGWRHWMPSIKQVLSMFLGFLFVVIGAVAYAYASTTIPQVKNSIAAGNPTYYTYDDGTEQFANIGVNYYQVNDINQIPKVFQNAFVAAENYSFWSDPGVSFTGVARSALNDLFGSGQTQGGSTITQQYVKNAYLSQDQTLGRKINEVMISIKLNHTESKQQILLGYLNQISFGRGAYGIDAASRAYFGHPISQMTEANVGEAAFLAAMVNDPSNFSTALANAKARTDNPKTFDRFEKRYNAILANMSQYGFVPKAATSPLENNLPKVIDFKPPNLTGYVGYMKDAATAFLAAQSSEYPNDPATQKYANIDNLSKGGYKIVTTYNHVMMNDAHDAADALWKGESYNGEGKFNPTKHASDNNIHLAFAAVDPHSGELKSFYTGTDGTEDYAKNSFNYALQGGVQVGSTFKPITLATALQTGKFSLDSMEEGSNSKPLYWPPGAKQPMTYTDSHGDSKLYPPNEDDESANGFNGMATLKQGLALSLNSVFVSLELDPAITPQAVYNMAQSLGLKSGTSDLLPVPSLTLGTAEITPMRMANVYGTFANGGVAHEPIQVSEIIDQRTNQVVWTPPALRKDGNVNKQVMSANTAAGVTQALQGVLQKGGTAYANNNAAALVAEANGNLAGKTGTTDFNHSAWFTGFSSSLATSVAIFRSTTDGSLESIKGLGYDDQTTRINGMDWPTTVWSAFMKKELERHKDTFAKPFPAYAPTCSGISNLVSPGQSVEPGTLASGSNLPGTPTGSEANCQSVFVSTPSPTPTPTPTKATTSTQAPLCQAPLQYDPASGQCVNVAPPSTDTTSQQQPTGTGPSNTTTTGPTNTSPSTPSSRCSKNPQAPGCETTSTTSSSSPGFGLPTG
- a CDS encoding PadR family transcriptional regulator, which translates into the protein MAKRSQILELAVLGLLHEHPMHGYELRRQLNVQLGAFRALSYGTLYPCLKDLVARGWIAEDDTQTANVAASRRAKISYKLTAEGKERFQELMTTSGSAAWEDDNFGVHFAFFGRTNAGVRIRILEGRRSRLEERMEAVRGSLARSRDRLDSYTLELQRHGLESTEREVRWLNELIRTEHEQAFPTPPQQQPQQGSPEPRPS
- a CDS encoding inositol-3-phosphate synthase; this translates as MGSVRVAIIGVGNCAASLVQGVEYYKDADPNAKVPGLMHVQFGPYHVSDLEFVAAFDVDAKKVGLDLADAIGASENNTIKIADVPPTGVTVQRGHTNDGLGKYYRQTIVESDAEPVDMVAALKAAKADVVVCYLPVGSQSAVEYYAQVAIDAKVAFVNALPVFIAGTKAWADKFEAAGVPIVGDDIKSQVGATITHRVLAKLFEDRGVVLDRTMQLNVGGNMDFMNMLERERLESKKISKTQAVTSQLSHDLGAGNVHIGPSDYVAWLDDRKWAYVRLEGRAFGDVPLNLEYKLEVWDSPNSAGVIIDAVRCAKIAMDRGIGGPILSASSYFMKSPPVQYFDDEARDAVEKFIKGEVER